The Leptospira hartskeerlii genome contains a region encoding:
- a CDS encoding retropepsin-like aspartic protease — MFFLPNRTFKKRTILSRIVLGFFFFYVAGCTTFDFRNLFSGYIRYEKDAGGIWIRLPLKEVDHLPVIYLSLDKDREPLRFLIDTGAFVSFLSEDHVPENSTKRVLSASFPGGSVQSVRRTIKNDLFIGGIRPFESVEFYSHVFPKELRVDGILGMNAFLGSVVVLDLPERISIWRSSISSPAPGFLEENLFPMFLKSGQPSAVLLRPPGTRKESWIFDTGAEYSVLDWETIKSDHPTEYVEGKEATVFNFGGGRLQAKIRTLRPFCPVFVKNDSEGIGFCTPELEVFPGGIPPDALHSDHRRGIVGILGRNWMENYRILLDTKRSLIGIVGKESVPGNE; from the coding sequence ATGTTTTTTCTTCCGAATCGTACATTCAAAAAAAGAACTATTCTTTCCAGGATTGTCCTTGGGTTTTTCTTCTTTTATGTAGCCGGATGTACTACTTTCGATTTTCGGAATTTATTCTCAGGTTATATCCGTTACGAAAAGGATGCGGGCGGAATTTGGATCAGGCTTCCTTTAAAAGAAGTGGATCATCTTCCTGTGATCTATCTTTCTTTGGACAAGGATAGAGAACCTCTTAGGTTCCTGATAGATACAGGCGCATTTGTTTCTTTCCTTTCGGAAGATCATGTTCCGGAAAATTCTACTAAAAGAGTTTTGAGCGCAAGTTTTCCTGGAGGTTCTGTCCAGTCCGTAAGAAGAACGATCAAAAACGATCTATTCATCGGAGGGATCCGTCCGTTCGAATCGGTGGAATTTTATTCTCATGTGTTCCCTAAAGAGCTGAGAGTGGATGGGATTTTAGGAATGAATGCGTTCTTAGGTTCGGTTGTTGTTCTTGATTTGCCGGAAAGAATTTCTATTTGGAGATCTTCTATCTCCAGCCCAGCTCCCGGTTTTTTGGAAGAAAATTTATTTCCTATGTTTCTGAAGTCCGGCCAACCGTCTGCGGTACTTCTTCGTCCCCCTGGAACCAGAAAAGAATCTTGGATATTTGACACAGGAGCGGAATACAGTGTTCTAGACTGGGAGACAATCAAGTCGGATCATCCTACAGAATATGTAGAAGGAAAAGAAGCCACCGTGTTCAACTTCGGCGGTGGAAGACTTCAGGCAAAGATCAGAACGCTTCGGCCTTTTTGTCCTGTTTTCGTGAAAAACGATTCTGAAGGAATAGGCTTCTGCACTCCTGAATTGGAGGTGTTTCCCGGGGGAATTCCTCCAGACGCTTTACATTCCGACCATCGAAGAGGGATCGTCGGGATACTTGGCCGGAATTGGATGGAAAACTATCGAATTCTTTTGGACACAAAAAGGAGTCTTATTGGTATAGTAGGAAAAGAATCGGTCCCAGGAAATGAGTAA